In the genome of Ignavibacteriales bacterium, one region contains:
- a CDS encoding DUF255 domain-containing protein, whose protein sequence is MKYFIFTAVIFLMLAGDSFSQNKQGFTLPEKFDPARNAAEDIQQTINLAKQYGKRILLDVGGEWCIWCHRLDAFIESHKELKD, encoded by the coding sequence ATGAAATATTTTATTTTCACTGCTGTAATTTTTCTAATGCTTGCCGGAGATTCATTCTCACAAAATAAACAAGGATTTACATTACCGGAAAAATTTGATCCTGCCAGGAATGCCGCAGAGGATATTCAGCAAACAATTAATTTGGCTAAGCAATACGGGAAAAGAATTTTATTGGATGTAGGAGGAGAGTGGTGTATCTGGTGTCACCGGCTTGATGCGTTCATAGAATCACACAAAGAATTAAAAGACTGA
- a CDS encoding glutathione peroxidase: protein MKDNINDIAVKDMDNNEIKLSSYNGKVLLIVNVASECGYTPQYAGLEEIYRKYKDKGFEILAFPCNDFGQQEPGSNEEIKNFCSTNYSITFKLFDKIRILGEEKSPLYERLTNNAVTEKSDIKWNFEKFLISKEGKIVDRFFKKTEPTSYEITSSIEEQLSKN from the coding sequence TTGAAGGATAACATAAATGATATAGCCGTAAAGGATATGGACAACAATGAAATAAAACTTTCTTCATATAACGGAAAGGTTTTATTGATCGTTAATGTTGCCAGTGAGTGCGGGTATACGCCGCAGTATGCCGGACTTGAAGAAATTTACAGAAAGTATAAAGATAAAGGATTTGAAATACTCGCGTTTCCATGCAACGATTTTGGTCAGCAGGAACCCGGTTCAAATGAAGAGATAAAAAATTTCTGTTCAACTAATTATAGTATAACATTTAAACTCTTTGATAAGATCAGAATACTAGGTGAAGAAAAATCACCGTTGTATGAAAGACTTACCAACAATGCCGTCACCGAAAAATCCGATATAAAATGGAACTTTGAGAAATTTTTAATTTCTAAAGAAGGAAAAATTGTTGATAGATTTTTTAAGAAGACCGAGCCGACCAGCTATGAGATAACTTCCTCTATTGAAGAGCAGCTATCTAAAAATTAA
- a CDS encoding sigma-54-dependent Fis family transcriptional regulator: MSNSTEAHQQFQKKMGESISRLSASFLELSSELKSNSISTELQKKVDRIFKLFMEHTQSINSDVSGFIEKNGGLERTISNLLEEKRKLEVLYSSGIVFSSGIEKQMLMETAIDTVVKELKADAGFIIIKNAQGEDDSVFAKNMNPEGSEAMQLSTTVISNTIKSISPVRVDNAAADEELSSKNSIIQLGISAVLCVPLVNGSNVIGAVYIDRRNKENPFTHSDLLFLLSFAKQIVKGLEISIEISSLEKKILTDAITKFEDLRKEFNCENIIGRSSRLFEVLKISAKISSTDASVVLLGENGTGKDVLARTIHQNSKRSGKPFVTIDCGSIPSDLLESELFGYESGAFTGATKSKPGKLELADGGTLFFDEIGEMNINLQAKLLRVIQTREIERLGSVITKKIDVRIICATNKNIAELIAKGQFREDLYYRLKVIELTMPPLRERREDIEELANHFLKKHSQDGKTFKLSEDVLEILEEYNWPGNIRELENIILRCVVLAKDEMIGTEDLPPEIIGSNPPENKIPLSKTLLDAETEFRKMYIIKTLRKCKSKAEAAEMLGINRTHFYKLLAQLDIQD; encoded by the coding sequence ATGTCAAATTCAACTGAAGCCCATCAGCAGTTCCAAAAGAAAATGGGCGAAAGTATTAGCAGGTTATCCGCTTCTTTTCTGGAACTTTCCAGTGAACTTAAATCCAATAGTATTTCCACAGAACTACAAAAAAAAGTAGACCGTATCTTTAAATTATTTATGGAACATACTCAGAGTATTAATTCTGATGTGAGCGGCTTCATAGAAAAAAATGGGGGGCTTGAAAGAACTATTTCAAATCTTCTTGAAGAGAAACGCAAACTTGAGGTTTTATACTCGTCAGGAATTGTATTCTCATCAGGTATAGAAAAACAAATGCTGATGGAAACAGCTATAGATACTGTTGTAAAAGAACTTAAGGCTGATGCGGGCTTCATAATAATTAAAAACGCACAAGGTGAAGATGATTCAGTATTCGCAAAGAATATGAATCCTGAGGGCTCTGAAGCGATGCAGTTAAGCACGACGGTTATTTCAAATACAATAAAAAGTATTTCCCCTGTCAGGGTAGATAATGCCGCCGCTGATGAAGAACTTTCTTCAAAGAATTCTATAATTCAGTTAGGTATATCGGCAGTGCTGTGCGTACCTCTCGTTAACGGCTCCAATGTTATAGGCGCGGTATATATAGACAGAAGAAATAAGGAAAATCCATTCACTCACTCCGATCTTCTTTTTCTTTTATCGTTCGCAAAACAGATTGTGAAGGGTTTAGAAATCTCAATTGAGATATCTTCACTTGAAAAGAAAATACTGACGGACGCAATCACAAAATTTGAAGACCTTCGTAAAGAGTTTAACTGTGAAAACATCATAGGCAGAAGCAGCCGACTGTTTGAAGTTTTAAAAATCTCAGCAAAAATATCATCAACAGATGCATCGGTAGTATTGCTTGGTGAGAACGGAACCGGAAAAGACGTACTTGCAAGAACTATTCATCAGAACAGCAAGCGCAGTGGCAAACCATTTGTCACAATTGATTGCGGCTCCATACCTTCAGACTTGCTTGAATCAGAGTTATTCGGATATGAAAGCGGCGCATTTACAGGAGCGACAAAATCAAAACCCGGTAAACTTGAACTTGCAGACGGCGGCACTTTATTCTTTGATGAAATTGGTGAAATGAACATTAATCTTCAGGCAAAACTTTTAAGGGTTATACAGACCAGGGAGATTGAAAGGCTTGGTTCCGTAATAACAAAAAAAATTGATGTTAGAATTATCTGCGCAACAAATAAAAACATAGCAGAACTGATTGCAAAAGGACAATTCAGAGAAGACCTTTATTACAGGTTAAAAGTGATTGAACTGACAATGCCGCCTCTCCGTGAAAGGAGAGAGGATATTGAAGAACTTGCAAATCATTTCCTGAAAAAACATTCACAGGATGGAAAAACGTTTAAACTTTCTGAAGATGTTCTTGAGATACTTGAAGAATACAACTGGCCCGGAAACATAAGGGAACTTGAAAACATAATTCTAAGATGTGTTGTACTTGCCAAAGATGAAATGATTGGAACAGAAGATCTGCCGCCGGAAATCATCGGCAGTAATCCACCCGAAAATAAAATTCCGTTAAGCAAAACATTACTTGATGCCGAAACGGAATTCAGAAAAATGTATATCATCAAAACATTAAGAAAGTGTAAATCAAAAGCCGAAGCTGCCGAGATGCTTGGAATAAACCGGACACACTTCTATAAACTGCTTGCTCAACTTGATATTCAGGATTGA
- a CDS encoding DivIVA domain-containing protein, translating into MKISPQSLKKQEFNKSMRGYDKEEVHAFLNKLADEIEELQNELESIRSEFDTATIELNRLKQLENHLNDTIENAQEAASKNIETSRRQAALMVKEAEIKAAQILDNARQTSDEMRTAVINLREEKDMIVAKLKAMINTQAKLLEMKVDEPEKESADSSASTQANKVDIDIENIVNKLL; encoded by the coding sequence ATGAAAATTTCACCGCAAAGTTTAAAGAAACAGGAATTCAATAAATCAATGCGCGGTTATGATAAGGAAGAAGTACATGCATTCCTTAACAAGCTGGCTGATGAAATTGAAGAATTGCAGAATGAACTTGAATCTATCAGAAGTGAATTTGATACTGCCACAATTGAATTAAACAGACTTAAGCAGCTTGAAAATCATCTTAACGACACCATTGAAAATGCACAAGAAGCTGCTTCAAAAAATATTGAGACTTCCAGAAGACAGGCTGCACTGATGGTTAAAGAGGCGGAAATTAAAGCCGCTCAAATACTTGATAATGCAAGACAGACTTCCGATGAAATGCGTACTGCTGTAATAAATCTGCGTGAAGAAAAAGATATGATTGTAGCTAAACTTAAAGCTATGATAAATACCCAGGCAAAGCTTCTTGAGATGAAAGTTGATGAACCTGAAAAAGAATCCGCCGATTCATCAGCATCAACTCAGGCAAATAAAGTAGATATAGATATCGAGAATATTGTAAATAAACTTTTATAA
- the blaOXA gene encoding class D beta-lactamase, translating into MKKVLLIILVCVISSFAQEVKNEFERFEKFFADYNVTGSFVMYDMNKEEYFYHNKKRCEKQFIPASTFKIFNSLAALETGVIKDEYEVFKWDGEKRWVESWNKDQEMKTAFKNSTVWYYQELARRIGYERMKEFIEQEHYGNENISGGIDRFWLDGELRISQVEQINFLKRFYNYELSFSKRSIDIVKSIMLAEETSSYKLYAKTGWADVDKINYGWYVGFIETGNDVYFFATNIEKSEPAGDNFAKARIEITKNILKELEILN; encoded by the coding sequence ATGAAAAAAGTCTTATTAATAATTCTGGTTTGCGTTATCTCATCTTTTGCTCAAGAAGTAAAAAATGAATTTGAACGATTTGAAAAATTCTTCGCGGATTATAATGTAACCGGTTCATTCGTCATGTATGATATGAATAAGGAAGAATATTTTTATCACAATAAAAAAAGATGCGAAAAACAGTTTATTCCCGCGTCAACATTTAAAATATTTAATTCTCTTGCAGCACTTGAAACTGGTGTTATCAAAGATGAGTATGAGGTATTCAAATGGGATGGCGAAAAACGTTGGGTTGAATCCTGGAATAAAGATCAGGAAATGAAAACCGCATTCAAAAATTCAACAGTGTGGTATTACCAGGAACTCGCACGCAGGATTGGCTACGAAAGAATGAAAGAATTTATTGAACAGGAACATTATGGAAATGAAAACATTTCAGGCGGAATTGACAGGTTCTGGTTGGATGGTGAACTAAGAATCTCGCAGGTTGAACAGATAAATTTCTTAAAGAGATTTTATAACTATGAATTAAGTTTTTCCAAGCGATCAATCGATATTGTAAAAAGTATAATGCTTGCAGAAGAAACTTCATCTTATAAACTATATGCTAAAACGGGCTGGGCAGATGTTGATAAAATTAATTATGGCTGGTACGTTGGTTTTATTGAAACCGGCAACGACGTTTACTTCTTTGCAACCAACATAGAAAAAAGTGAACCGGCAGGTGATAATTTTGCAAAAGCTCGTATAGAAATAACAAAAAATATTTTAAAAGAATTAGAAATTCTTAATTGA
- a CDS encoding YggS family pyridoxal phosphate-dependent enzyme has protein sequence MIAENFKRIKARINEKCSEISRNPAEIKLIAVSKNFGVSEILEANQAGSLDFGENRAQELKSKFEELGNKVTWHFIGNLQRNKVKYVVGCAEYIHSMDSYLLASEIEKRAAKNNIVQKVLLQFKTSEEESKSGLTDLNEAKEILELCGKSPYLELKGLMTIAALTEDKSLIKESFSYLRRLKDEYNSQGYKLSELSMGMTSDFEIAIEEGATMLRVGSAIFGVRDYNKQWKDS, from the coding sequence ATGATAGCTGAAAATTTTAAGCGTATAAAAGCTCGTATTAACGAAAAATGTTCGGAAATCAGCAGAAATCCCGCTGAAATTAAGCTCATCGCAGTTTCAAAAAATTTTGGAGTTAGCGAGATACTGGAGGCAAACCAGGCGGGAAGCCTTGATTTTGGAGAAAACAGGGCTCAGGAGCTTAAAAGCAAATTTGAAGAATTGGGGAATAAGGTTACCTGGCACTTCATAGGAAACCTTCAGCGTAATAAAGTTAAATATGTAGTTGGTTGTGCTGAGTATATTCATTCAATGGATTCATATCTTCTTGCCTCCGAAATTGAAAAACGCGCAGCTAAAAATAATATTGTTCAGAAAGTTTTATTGCAGTTTAAAACTTCTGAGGAGGAATCAAAATCAGGTTTAACTGATTTGAATGAAGCAAAGGAAATACTGGAGTTGTGCGGAAAGTCACCGTATCTGGAACTAAAAGGATTAATGACTATCGCTGCTTTGACAGAAGATAAGAGTCTTATAAAAGAAAGTTTTAGTTATCTTAGAAGATTAAAAGATGAATATAATTCACAAGGTTATAAGCTAAGTGAATTATCGATGGGAATGACAAGCGATTTTGAAATAGCGATTGAAGAAGGCGCGACGATGTTAAGAGTGGGCTCCGCAATTTTCGGTGTGCGTGATTATAATAAACAGTGGAAAGACTCATGA
- the malQ gene encoding 4-alpha-glucanotransferase: protein MYFERSAGILLHPTSLPGKYGIGDLGKEAFRFIDFLESAGQKLWQVFPLGPTGYGDSPYQCFSAFAGNPLLISPDKLKEEGLLSDTDFTDLPHFNSTNVDYGSVIDFKHSLLKKAFQNFNSSANDEWKNFCEEQKDWLEDYSFFMAAKEYHNGELWTKWDKSLVVRDVNSLNEWKEKLTEKINYQKFIQFKFYEHWKSIKTYANEKGIKIVGDMPIFIAYDSADLWANKELFSVDDEGNLLTVAGVPPDYFSATGQLWGNPLYRWDKMEEDDFLWWRKRIKSLLEFVDIIRIDHFRGFEAYWEIPGDAPTAETGKWIKAPGEKLFSSLKKHLGELPILAEDLGVITKEVEALRDKFEFPGMKILQFAFGTGMERKFLPHNILKNCVVYTGSHDNDTTRAYFEKERNAGNDIFSHAQKYLDYNGPDIAQKLIKTAYASVADIVIIPMQDVLNLGAEARMNFPGKLGGNWTWRFEWKQVPGFLAEAYKELAVLYERLIPQKTDKPE, encoded by the coding sequence ATGTACTTTGAACGTTCTGCCGGAATATTACTCCATCCAACTTCTCTTCCCGGTAAATATGGAATCGGAGATCTTGGTAAAGAAGCTTTCCGGTTTATTGATTTTCTGGAATCTGCCGGACAAAAATTATGGCAGGTCTTTCCTCTCGGACCTACCGGATATGGGGATTCACCCTACCAATGTTTTTCAGCATTTGCCGGTAATCCGCTATTAATAAGTCCGGATAAACTAAAAGAGGAAGGACTCCTATCCGATACTGATTTTACAGATTTACCGCATTTTAATTCCACAAATGTTGATTACGGAAGTGTCATTGATTTCAAACACTCACTGTTAAAAAAAGCATTTCAAAATTTTAATAGTTCAGCAAATGATGAGTGGAAAAATTTCTGTGAAGAACAAAAAGACTGGCTTGAAGATTACTCATTCTTTATGGCGGCAAAAGAATATCATAACGGCGAACTGTGGACAAAGTGGGATAAATCACTTGTAGTAAGAGATGTTAATTCACTTAATGAATGGAAAGAAAAATTAACCGAAAAGATTAATTACCAGAAGTTTATTCAGTTCAAATTTTATGAACATTGGAAAAGCATAAAAACTTATGCAAATGAAAAAGGAATAAAGATAGTCGGTGATATGCCCATCTTTATTGCTTACGACAGTGCCGACCTTTGGGCTAACAAAGAACTTTTTTCTGTTGATGATGAAGGAAATCTTTTAACAGTCGCTGGCGTTCCACCGGATTATTTCAGTGCTACAGGTCAGTTATGGGGAAACCCGCTGTATCGCTGGGATAAAATGGAAGAAGATGATTTCCTGTGGTGGAGAAAAAGAATTAAAAGTCTGCTTGAGTTTGTTGACATAATCCGTATTGATCACTTCAGAGGGTTTGAAGCATACTGGGAAATTCCCGGCGATGCACCAACCGCAGAAACAGGTAAATGGATTAAAGCTCCCGGCGAAAAATTATTTTCATCATTAAAAAAACATCTGGGGGAATTGCCTATTCTTGCCGAAGATCTTGGCGTAATTACAAAAGAGGTTGAAGCTCTGCGTGATAAATTTGAATTCCCCGGAATGAAGATTCTCCAATTCGCGTTCGGAACAGGAATGGAAAGAAAATTTTTACCTCATAACATTTTAAAAAACTGTGTTGTATATACAGGTTCACACGATAACGATACTACCCGCGCCTACTTTGAAAAGGAAAGAAATGCGGGCAATGATATTTTTTCACATGCGCAGAAATATCTTGATTACAATGGTCCGGACATCGCACAAAAATTAATTAAAACTGCTTATGCGTCAGTTGCTGATATTGTTATCATACCAATGCAAGATGTTTTAAACCTTGGCGCTGAAGCCAGGATGAATTTTCCCGGTAAGCTTGGCGGCAACTGGACATGGAGATTTGAATGGAAACAAGTTCCCGGATTTTTAGCCGAAGCATACAAGGAACTTGCAGTATTATATGAACGGTTGATTCCACAGAAAACTGATAAACCCGAATGA
- a CDS encoding DedA family protein: protein MKLIRKLYDWVLHWAETPNGAIALFILAFAESSFFPIPPDALLIALVLGARTKAFKFAANCTIASVTGALLGYAIGHFLWWTPSGEFTGIANFFFSNIPSFTEDVFYKIQNMYEQYDFWIIFTAGFTPLPYKVITVSSGAFNINLVMFLVASVISRGARFFLVAFLIWKFGPQIKNFIDKYFNILAIAFTVLLIGGFVVIKYLI, encoded by the coding sequence ATGAAACTTATACGAAAACTTTATGACTGGGTCCTTCACTGGGCTGAAACTCCAAACGGCGCAATTGCACTTTTCATACTCGCATTTGCTGAGTCTTCTTTTTTCCCAATACCACCGGATGCTTTACTGATTGCTCTTGTACTGGGTGCGCGAACAAAGGCTTTTAAGTTTGCTGCAAATTGTACTATTGCCTCCGTAACCGGTGCTTTGTTAGGCTACGCGATTGGTCATTTCCTATGGTGGACACCTTCAGGTGAGTTTACAGGTATTGCAAATTTTTTCTTCAGCAACATTCCAAGTTTTACAGAGGATGTATTCTACAAAATTCAGAATATGTATGAGCAGTATGATTTCTGGATAATATTTACCGCGGGCTTTACCCCGCTTCCTTATAAAGTTATTACAGTTTCATCAGGAGCGTTTAATATAAACCTGGTGATGTTTCTCGTTGCTTCTGTAATAAGCAGGGGCGCAAGATTTTTTCTTGTTGCTTTCCTTATCTGGAAATTCGGTCCGCAGATTAAAAATTTTATCGACAAATATTTTAACATTCTTGCCATTGCTTTCACTGTATTATTAATCGGCGGATTTGTAGTTATCAAATATCTGATCTAA
- a CDS encoding T9SS type A sorting domain-containing protein: MVLSSHLFAQAWFPLDVGNKYQFLKKSFLQDDSSNAHWEYQLFYIDVFADTTIGDYQYYKTTIFPDTWIRHDCRDSKTYIYWDSKDHLMMNYALPVDTLFEHLDPATKTVKLVQSLVDTMFFAGDERIMRGYRTFETSPAGYTDLFISPDIGFFSFYHQQLNPGQDTTKIFYELINAKLVLNYFTENYTPQINHIPLSEFSDSVFHFSADVNHFYNKFFTVAGPDSGINYIDSVLLYTQYKRDDSILIAGSFSCFNVENSPEWIYDLPLETDLLNDGFVLQYYIRAVDKAIVPVTSAFPDTGYITLNYVPTAISYQTSNVSGFELMQNYPNPFNPSTEIEFHLPEEVQVQINVYDILGSKLDVLLDEIKSAGIYQLTFDGSDYSSGIYILQLRAGDYVSRLKMVLAK; the protein is encoded by the coding sequence GTGGTACTATCATCACATCTGTTTGCGCAAGCATGGTTTCCGCTTGATGTGGGGAATAAATATCAGTTCCTGAAAAAATCATTTTTGCAGGATGACTCATCCAACGCGCATTGGGAATACCAGCTTTTTTATATCGATGTGTTCGCCGATACGACCATTGGAGACTATCAGTATTATAAAACCACAATTTTCCCCGACACATGGATACGGCATGACTGCCGTGATTCCAAAACGTATATCTATTGGGATAGCAAAGATCATCTGATGATGAACTATGCACTACCTGTTGATACATTGTTTGAACATCTTGATCCGGCAACAAAAACTGTTAAACTTGTTCAGTCACTTGTTGACACAATGTTTTTTGCAGGCGATGAAAGGATAATGCGAGGCTACCGTACATTTGAAACATCGCCTGCGGGATATACTGATTTGTTCATAAGCCCTGACATAGGATTTTTTAGCTTTTACCATCAGCAGTTAAATCCCGGGCAGGATACAACAAAAATTTTTTATGAACTCATAAACGCAAAACTTGTTTTAAATTATTTTACTGAAAATTATACTCCTCAAATAAATCATATTCCGCTTTCGGAATTTTCCGATAGTGTGTTTCATTTTTCCGCTGACGTAAACCATTTTTATAATAAGTTCTTTACGGTAGCCGGTCCGGATTCAGGAATTAACTACATCGATTCTGTGCTGCTTTATACGCAGTACAAACGTGATGATTCCATCCTGATTGCAGGTTCATTTAGCTGCTTTAATGTTGAAAATTCTCCTGAATGGATTTATGATCTTCCGCTTGAAACTGATTTGCTAAATGACGGTTTTGTTCTGCAATACTATATAAGGGCAGTAGATAAAGCAATTGTTCCGGTTACTTCGGCTTTTCCCGATACAGGATATATCACTCTGAATTATGTGCCGACTGCTATCTCATATCAAACCTCAAACGTTTCCGGTTTTGAACTGATGCAGAACTACCCTAATCCATTTAACCCTTCAACAGAAATTGAATTTCATTTACCGGAAGAAGTTCAGGTTCAAATTAATGTTTATGATATTCTCGGCAGTAAGTTGGATGTTCTACTTGATGAAATTAAATCTGCCGGTATTTATCAATTGACGTTTGATGGCAGCGATTACTCTAGTGGAATATATATCCTTCAGCTTAGGGCAGGTGATTATGTCAGCAGGCTGAAAATGGTACTCGCTAAATAG
- a CDS encoding outer membrane beta-barrel protein encodes MKTLRNIIILLAVVFISQSVFAQRILIGPRLSGNFNIYNSKGLTGTWNGLGIGVGGTVDILFSKSIGLMVNLTAFDMRNFSSSQTQQNVTTETSLSLSYLSIDPMFKAEFSGFYMVGGPSLGIKLNSSGEQTQSATGQQPQVNPINPETKSVRFDLAVGTGYTFTLSQDMYMGTDFIAHIPITDTYNFPGVSNSVFTLKLGVSLKFKI; translated from the coding sequence ATGAAAACTTTAAGAAACATTATCATACTATTAGCAGTAGTTTTTATTTCACAGTCAGTTTTTGCACAAAGAATCCTTATTGGACCAAGACTATCCGGTAACTTTAATATTTATAATTCAAAAGGATTAACCGGAACATGGAACGGGCTTGGTATAGGCGTGGGTGGAACGGTGGATATTCTTTTCAGTAAAAGTATAGGACTTATGGTTAATCTAACTGCATTTGATATGCGCAATTTTTCAAGTTCACAGACTCAGCAAAACGTTACCACTGAAACTTCACTTTCTCTTTCATACCTGTCAATAGATCCAATGTTTAAAGCAGAATTCAGCGGCTTTTACATGGTAGGCGGGCCATCATTGGGAATCAAATTAAACTCAAGTGGTGAACAGACACAAAGCGCTACCGGTCAGCAGCCTCAGGTGAATCCAATAAATCCTGAAACTAAATCAGTAAGGTTTGATCTTGCTGTTGGAACCGGATATACATTTACATTATCGCAGGATATGTATATGGGAACTGATTTTATTGCTCATATTCCTATCACCGACACTTATAATTTCCCCGGTGTAAGCAATAGTGTATTTACCTTAAAACTTGGCGTATCACTCAAATTTAAAATATAA
- a CDS encoding TerB family tellurite resistance protein produces MFDYLKNILLGENKSPDKTSGENSSENLKLQIATCALFIEMANADSDFTEEERNKIISVMQNIFSTDKEAVEELIELSENRIKKSISLYEFTSIVNEHFSNDEKFELLKNLWRLIYIDEKLDMYEDQLIKRIGGMLKIDHQVIIGAKLLVKEELKSGRD; encoded by the coding sequence ATGTTCGATTATCTGAAAAACATTTTACTTGGTGAAAACAAATCACCGGATAAAACATCCGGTGAAAATAGCAGTGAGAATCTTAAGCTGCAGATCGCTACATGTGCGCTGTTTATAGAAATGGCTAATGCTGATAGTGATTTTACTGAAGAAGAAAGAAATAAAATTATATCTGTTATGCAGAATATTTTTTCAACGGATAAAGAAGCCGTTGAAGAATTAATCGAGCTTTCTGAGAACAGGATCAAGAAAAGTATCAGCCTGTATGAGTTCACCAGTATTGTGAATGAACATTTTTCGAATGATGAAAAATTTGAACTTTTGAAAAACCTGTGGCGCTTAATTTATATTGATGAAAAACTTGATATGTATGAAGATCAATTAATAAAGCGAATCGGTGGGATGTTAAAGATCGATCATCAGGTTATTATTGGTGCAAAGCTTTTGGTGAAAGAGGAATTAAAATCCGGGAGGGATTAA
- a CDS encoding response regulator produces the protein MKNQILVLDDDTRELRKLREILTKEGFNIITATDKETAIELSRHIKFEFVLGKASALGFEQTKKINDQ, from the coding sequence ATGAAAAACCAGATCTTGGTGCTGGATGATGATACAAGAGAATTAAGAAAACTCAGAGAGATTCTGACTAAAGAAGGTTTCAATATTATAACAGCTACAGATAAAGAAACCGCTATAGAATTAAGCCGGCATATTAAATTTGAATTTGTTTTGGGAAAAGCCTCTGCTCTGGGTTTTGAACAGACGAAAAAAATAAACGATCAATAA
- the pta gene encoding phosphate acetyltransferase, whose translation MELELLKEIKAKAAGRKKTIVLPESHDERVLKAAQILTKEKIVSVITLGNEEKIRQDAANLGVDLKGVRIIDQEKSEKFSDFANMYFNLRKKKGITIEEARTTMKRDLFFAAMMVREGMVDGSVGGSTASTADVMKAGIQVVGMPEGISIVSSFFLMLFPDRNYSFADCAVVPNPDANQLADIAVTTADNHKKLTGEEPYVAMLSFSTKGSASHELVDKVVNATSIAKTKRPDLNIDGELQFDAAIVDSIGKKKSPGSSVAGRANVLVFPDLNAGNIGYKIAQRLGKAEAVGPMVQGLKKPYFDLSRGCSVDDIVNTAAIAALMS comes from the coding sequence ATGGAATTAGAACTACTCAAAGAGATAAAAGCTAAAGCAGCCGGAAGAAAGAAAACAATTGTACTTCCGGAATCTCACGATGAAAGAGTTTTAAAAGCAGCTCAGATCTTAACAAAAGAAAAAATTGTTTCGGTTATAACTTTAGGCAATGAAGAAAAAATCCGGCAGGATGCAGCAAATCTCGGTGTTGATTTAAAGGGTGTCAGGATTATTGACCAGGAGAAATCAGAAAAGTTCAGTGACTTTGCTAACATGTATTTTAACCTTAGAAAGAAAAAAGGAATTACTATTGAAGAAGCACGAACAACAATGAAACGTGATCTTTTCTTTGCCGCAATGATGGTAAGAGAAGGAATGGTTGACGGAAGTGTCGGCGGTTCAACTGCTTCAACTGCTGATGTAATGAAAGCAGGGATTCAGGTTGTCGGAATGCCTGAGGGGATTTCAATCGTTTCAAGTTTCTTTTTAATGTTGTTCCCAGACAGGAATTATAGCTTTGCAGATTGTGCCGTTGTTCCTAATCCGGATGCAAACCAGCTTGCGGATATTGCGGTTACAACTGCTGACAACCACAAAAAGCTTACAGGTGAAGAACCTTATGTTGCAATGTTATCCTTCTCAACAAAAGGAAGCGCATCACACGAACTTGTTGATAAAGTTGTTAATGCAACGAGCATTGCAAAAACAAAACGTCCTGATCTTAACATTGATGGTGAACTTCAGTTTGATGCGGCAATTGTTGACTCAATCGGTAAGAAAAAATCCCCGGGAAGCAGTGTCGCTGGCAGAGCTAATGTACTCGTATTCCCTGATCTTAATGCAGGAAATATTGGTTATAAAATTGCACAACGGCTTGGTAAAGCTGAAGCAGTCGGTCCAATGGTTCAGGGATTGAAGAAGCCTTACTTCGATTTAAGCCGAGGCTGCAGTGTTGATGATATAGTTAACACAGCTGCAATAGCTGCGTTGATGAGTTAG